A genomic region of Gossypium hirsutum isolate 1008001.06 chromosome D01, Gossypium_hirsutum_v2.1, whole genome shotgun sequence contains the following coding sequences:
- the LOC121213529 gene encoding uncharacterized protein: MESAALNGRMARWQILLSEFDVVYVNQKAVKGSAIAKFLASRALDDYEPLNFDFPNEDLMYAATVKKDFQEGGPWKLSFDGASNAIGNGIGAVLVSPSGDYYPFTSKLDFDCTNNMAEYEACIMGIRAAIKRKIKVLEVYGDSALVIYQLKGEWETRDPKLVRYRKLVMELIEEFDSVTFSYLPRDENQMVDALATLASMFKVNKLEDMKPIQISIYEVPAHCCNIDNEEGKDDHPWYHDILRYVKSREYPDHATENDKKTLRRLAIDYVLDGEILYKKGKDQVLLRCVDAVEAKEILEEVHEGSEACGGLTTPESQEGVGDILGEARAAISGAPVVILYFESWQNLLS; encoded by the exons atggagTCAGCCgctctgaatggaagaatggctcgATGGCAAATTCTTCTATCTGAATTTGAcgtagtctatgtgaaccagaaggcggtcaaagggagtgcaatagcgaAATTCCTAGCAAGTAGGGCTCTCgatgattatgagccattgaacttcgatttcccaaatgaggatttgATGTATGCCGCAACCGTAAAGAAAGATTTCCAAGAAGGTGGTCCTTGGAAGTTGAGTTTTgacggagcttcaaatgctataggCAACGGAATTGGGGCAGTACTCGTGTCCCCTAGTGGAGATTATTATCCTTTCACTAGCAAATTGGACTTTgactgcacaaataatatggctgagtatgaagcttgcattaTGGGCATTCGGGCAGCCATAAAGCGGAAAATTAAGGTGCTAGAGGTATACGGGGACTCTGCATTAGTAATTTACCAGCTCAAGggggaatgggaaacaagagacccgaaGTTGGTTCGCTATCGAAAATTGGTTATGGAATTGATCGAGGAATTTGATAGTGTCACCTTTAGTTacctcccacgagatgaaaaccagatggtaGATGCTTTGGCCACTTTAGCCTCCATGTTTAAAGTGAACAAATTAGAAGATATGAAGCCTATCCAGATCAGCATCTATGAGGTTCCAGCCCATTGTTGCAACATTGACAATGAAGAGGGaaaggatgatcacccttggtaccatgacatattgcgatatgtgaagaGTCGCGAGTACCCTGACCATGCGACAGAAAATGATAAGAAGACATTAAGGAGATTAGCCATTGACTATGTCCTTGATGgggaaattttgtataaaaaaggaaaagatcaagtactgttaaggtgTGTGGATGCTGTTGAGGCAAaggaaattttggaagaagtgcaTGAAG GATCTGAGGCATGTGGTGGTCTTACTACACCTGAATCGCAAGAAGGAGTAGGTGACATCTTGGG GGAAGctcgtgctgcgatatctggggcacctgttgTCATCTTATACTTTGAATCTTGGCAAAATTTGTTGTCTTGA